A region from the Actinoplanes sp. OR16 genome encodes:
- a CDS encoding 3-oxoacyl-ACP synthase III family protein has product MQVGITGVGAYLPEHEVTTAELQKRVSTRLPGGLFARLTGIEKRRIAAADEYASTLGLYAARSALAHADLDPLDIDLLLFASASRDMVEPATAHILQDALGSKAHALDVTNACNSFVNGIDLARSMILAGRAGRALVVTGETPTRAMRLTTDLADARKSFAGYTFGDAGAAVVVEPVERGGILDIDTETHSEHWTAGGIPGGGSRHPRGDEHTYFAGDGHRLRGVFEKVGAGILDRVRSRTGLDYGDYAKVLVHQVTLPYLDRFVEVTGVPKDKLEITVAGLGNMASATLGVQLARVHAELRTGDRVLLVGLGGGVSLMTMVWEKS; this is encoded by the coding sequence ATGCAGGTCGGTATAACCGGGGTGGGCGCGTACCTTCCGGAGCACGAGGTCACCACGGCCGAGCTGCAGAAGCGGGTGTCGACACGGCTGCCGGGCGGCCTGTTCGCCAGGCTCACCGGCATCGAGAAGCGGCGGATCGCGGCCGCCGACGAGTACGCGTCGACGCTCGGCCTGTACGCCGCCCGAAGCGCCCTCGCCCACGCCGACCTGGACCCGCTCGACATCGACCTGCTGCTCTTCGCCTCGGCGAGCCGGGACATGGTCGAGCCGGCCACCGCGCACATCCTGCAGGACGCGCTCGGCAGCAAGGCGCACGCGCTCGACGTCACGAACGCCTGCAACAGCTTCGTGAACGGCATCGACCTGGCCCGTTCGATGATCCTCGCGGGCCGGGCCGGCCGTGCCCTGGTCGTCACCGGCGAGACGCCGACCCGGGCGATGCGCCTCACCACGGATCTCGCCGACGCGCGCAAGTCGTTCGCCGGGTACACGTTCGGCGACGCCGGGGCGGCCGTCGTCGTGGAGCCTGTCGAACGCGGCGGCATCCTCGACATCGACACCGAGACGCACTCCGAGCACTGGACGGCCGGCGGCATCCCGGGCGGCGGGTCCCGGCATCCGCGCGGTGACGAGCACACCTACTTCGCCGGCGACGGCCACCGGTTGCGCGGTGTCTTCGAGAAGGTCGGCGCCGGCATCCTGGACCGGGTCCGCAGCCGCACCGGACTCGACTACGGCGACTACGCCAAGGTCCTCGTGCACCAGGTGACGCTGCCGTACCTGGATCGCTTCGTCGAGGTCACCGGCGTGCCGAAGGACAAGCTGGAGATCACCGTGGCCGGCCTGGGCAACATGGCCAGTGCCACCCTCGGCGTCCAGCTGGCCCGGGTCCACGCCGAGCTCCGGACCGGCGACCGGGTGCTGCTGGTCGGGCTCGGCGGCGGTGTGAGCCTCATGACGATGGTGTGGGAGAAGTCGTGA
- a CDS encoding class F sortase — MTGVGRWRAVGFLAYTGVLLVILGPQPVRPPEIVAGPVRADGFRSVSGDVVVADPVRVRIPALGVSSRLQRLGLLADGSVAVPDDPGTAGWWKDGPRPGEPGPAVILGHVDSRTGPGVFVALAGAGEGTTVLVDRRDGSTVTFRISGVSRVSKNEFPTGLVYAPTLDTTLRLVTCGGGFDRSRRSYRDNVIAYAEMAG; from the coding sequence ATGACCGGCGTGGGGCGGTGGAGAGCGGTGGGCTTCCTCGCGTACACGGGCGTCCTGCTCGTGATCCTAGGACCTCAGCCGGTGCGCCCTCCGGAGATCGTCGCCGGGCCGGTGCGGGCTGATGGATTCCGGTCGGTGAGCGGGGATGTGGTCGTTGCGGATCCGGTGCGGGTGCGGATACCGGCGCTCGGCGTGAGCAGCCGGCTGCAGCGACTCGGTCTCCTGGCTGACGGGAGCGTCGCGGTGCCGGACGACCCGGGGACCGCCGGCTGGTGGAAGGACGGACCACGGCCGGGTGAGCCGGGGCCGGCGGTCATTCTCGGACACGTCGACTCGCGAACGGGGCCGGGCGTCTTCGTGGCGCTGGCCGGCGCGGGCGAGGGGACGACGGTGCTGGTGGATCGGCGCGACGGCAGCACGGTGACGTTCCGGATCAGTGGGGTGTCGCGGGTTTCCAAGAACGAGTTCCCCACCGGCCTCGTCTACGCGCCGACGCTCGATACGACGTTGCGGCTCGTCACGTGTGGCGGCGGCTTCGACAGGAGCCGGAGGAGTTATCGGGACAATGTCATTGCTTACGCCGAAATGGCGGGTTAG
- a CDS encoding glycosyltransferase family 2 protein: protein MSTRLWVVVPAYDEAARIGATLDALAAQTDTAFTLLVVDNGSADATADVVRAFAGRAPFPVHVISEPEKGVGCAVDTGFRFAIDRGARLIARTDADCLPRPGWVAAAREALDGGARMVCGRITARRDEHGPAGRAFFAGLVGLAALFGRLRPAHREDGYLAPYRMHAGNNMAITADLYEACGGMPRRPSPTDRLFLNRVRRTTTSIARSRTMVVENSTRRIRAYGVVRTARWYLDQGSGDLTPDPR, encoded by the coding sequence GTGAGCACCCGGCTGTGGGTGGTGGTTCCGGCGTACGACGAAGCGGCCCGGATCGGCGCGACCCTCGACGCCCTCGCCGCACAGACCGACACGGCGTTCACGCTGCTCGTCGTCGACAACGGGTCGGCCGACGCGACGGCTGACGTGGTGCGCGCCTTCGCGGGCCGCGCGCCGTTCCCGGTGCACGTGATCAGCGAACCGGAGAAGGGGGTGGGCTGCGCTGTCGACACCGGATTCCGGTTCGCGATCGATCGGGGTGCGCGGCTCATCGCCCGTACCGATGCTGATTGCCTGCCACGACCGGGATGGGTGGCGGCGGCCCGGGAGGCGCTCGACGGCGGCGCCCGGATGGTGTGCGGCCGGATCACCGCGCGCCGCGACGAGCACGGCCCGGCCGGACGGGCGTTCTTCGCCGGGCTGGTCGGCCTGGCCGCGCTCTTCGGCAGGCTGCGGCCCGCGCATCGGGAGGACGGGTACCTGGCCCCGTACCGGATGCACGCCGGGAACAACATGGCGATCACGGCGGATCTGTACGAGGCGTGTGGCGGCATGCCGCGCCGCCCCTCCCCGACCGACCGGCTGTTCCTGAACCGGGTGCGCCGGACGACGACGTCGATCGCCCGGAGCCGGACCATGGTGGTGGAGAACTCGACCCGCCGGATCCGCGCCTACGGGGTCGTGCGGACCGCCCGGTGGTACCTCGACCAGGGCAGCGGCGACCTGACACCGGATCCCCGATGA
- a CDS encoding glycosyltransferase family A protein, whose protein sequence is MSLAVIVPAYNESSAIGGALAALAAQSDLDFRLVVVDNACTDDTAAVVRRFAATAPFPVEIVTEPSPGAGTAADTGFRHAIAGGATLLARTDADCLPAPDWIATLRSYMEEGAEMACGRSIPRRDEDPSWTERVIFPAVVRLAATYGRYRRAHRSPEFRTPYVLVHGHNLAMSAWLYLSCGGTAREPLEDGSEDVTLLNRARRHTSRIVRAEDMVVESSLRRLRAWGPKRTLLWHWDRRFRPPTPAEVHIR, encoded by the coding sequence GTGAGCCTCGCGGTGATCGTTCCCGCCTACAACGAGTCGTCCGCGATCGGCGGGGCGCTGGCAGCGCTCGCCGCCCAGTCCGACCTGGACTTCCGCCTCGTGGTCGTGGACAACGCCTGCACCGACGACACCGCCGCCGTGGTGCGCCGGTTCGCCGCGACCGCACCCTTCCCCGTCGAGATCGTCACCGAGCCGTCGCCGGGCGCCGGGACCGCTGCCGACACCGGTTTCCGGCACGCGATAGCCGGCGGCGCCACCCTGCTGGCTCGCACCGATGCCGATTGCCTTCCGGCTCCTGATTGGATCGCGACCCTCCGGTCGTACATGGAAGAAGGCGCCGAGATGGCGTGCGGCCGCAGCATCCCGCGACGCGACGAGGATCCGTCCTGGACCGAACGCGTGATCTTCCCGGCGGTGGTGCGGCTGGCCGCGACCTACGGCCGCTATCGGCGGGCGCATCGTTCCCCCGAGTTCCGCACGCCCTACGTCCTGGTGCACGGGCACAACCTGGCGATGAGCGCCTGGCTGTATCTCAGCTGCGGCGGCACCGCCCGGGAACCGCTCGAAGACGGTTCCGAGGACGTCACGCTGCTGAACCGGGCGCGGCGGCACACCTCGCGGATCGTCCGGGCCGAGGACATGGTGGTCGAGTCCAGCCTGCGCCGGCTGCGGGCGTGGGGGCCGAAGCGGACGCTGCTGTGGCACTGGGACCGCCGATTCCGTCCCCCCACACCGGCCGAGGTGCACATCCGATGA
- a CDS encoding serine/threonine-protein kinase, protein MVPVGEVVAGRYRIVRPLANGGMSRVWLASDDRAGVARQVALKQCTIPDGLVPAQRDVVREWSFPEARAAARVRHPNLVHTLEVCPDAAGPWIVMEYVPSRSLQEIVEREGALPPARVAEIGLTLLSALTAAHDAGVLHLDVKPGNVLIGDDGRVVLTDFGPAVTAAGLTALTDAGVVLGSPKYIAPERLFDHSSTIASDLWSLGATLYHAVEGRPPFIRPSTTGVLRALADSEPEPPRRAGPLTPVLIGLLRRDPATRLGPEELEARLREAARLRSPRSRWWHPRRRRDLPEPVHEATAAERGVFIEPAAPDAPHISGASGTGRPATATALSSASGAGSGDLADNSGENPESERLGRSVDAVEAAGRFSLRRRLTAAAAVIVLLALFAAVAAGTRGRHHPAEQPSPPAAAQSLPEDFGWWTDPSGFRIAVPDGWQPDPLADGVVSFTDPAGDALLRVSRWPGPSADLVAGLLAQEQRIQVPAYRRLRIETLPGATGAVWEYTFLNADAIVMRGLHRVVANGADAYVIEWRTVRDSWLTTLPQLTVVLSTFAP, encoded by the coding sequence ATGGTTCCGGTGGGAGAGGTCGTTGCCGGTCGCTACCGCATCGTCCGCCCGCTCGCGAACGGTGGGATGAGCCGCGTCTGGCTGGCCAGCGACGACCGGGCCGGGGTCGCCCGCCAGGTCGCCCTCAAGCAGTGCACCATCCCGGACGGCCTCGTCCCCGCGCAGCGCGATGTCGTCCGCGAGTGGTCGTTCCCCGAGGCCCGGGCCGCCGCGCGGGTGCGCCACCCCAACCTCGTCCACACCCTCGAGGTCTGCCCGGACGCGGCCGGACCGTGGATCGTCATGGAATATGTGCCGTCCCGCTCGCTGCAGGAGATCGTGGAACGCGAGGGCGCGCTGCCCCCGGCCCGGGTCGCCGAGATCGGCCTCACGCTGCTCTCCGCGCTGACCGCCGCCCACGACGCCGGCGTGCTGCACCTCGACGTGAAGCCGGGAAATGTGCTCATCGGCGACGACGGCCGTGTCGTGCTGACCGATTTCGGTCCCGCGGTGACGGCCGCCGGCCTCACCGCCCTGACCGACGCCGGCGTGGTGCTCGGCTCCCCGAAGTACATCGCCCCGGAACGCCTCTTCGACCACTCCTCCACGATCGCGTCGGACCTCTGGTCGCTCGGCGCGACGCTCTACCACGCCGTCGAGGGCCGCCCGCCGTTCATCCGGCCCAGCACCACCGGTGTGCTGCGCGCCCTGGCCGACAGCGAGCCGGAGCCACCCCGGCGGGCCGGTCCGCTCACCCCGGTGCTGATCGGCCTGCTCCGCCGCGACCCGGCCACCCGCCTCGGGCCGGAAGAGCTGGAGGCGCGCCTGCGCGAGGCCGCCCGGCTGCGCAGTCCCCGTTCCCGCTGGTGGCACCCGCGCCGCCGCCGCGACCTGCCGGAGCCGGTGCACGAGGCCACGGCCGCCGAACGCGGAGTGTTCATCGAGCCCGCCGCGCCGGACGCTCCGCACATATCGGGTGCCTCGGGCACTGGACGCCCCGCCACCGCCACGGCTCTGAGCTCGGCTTCCGGTGCCGGGAGCGGAGACCTCGCGGACAACAGCGGCGAAAACCCGGAAAGCGAGCGGCTCGGACGGTCGGTCGACGCGGTCGAGGCCGCCGGCCGGTTCTCGCTGCGCCGGCGCCTCACGGCGGCGGCCGCCGTGATCGTCCTGCTCGCGCTCTTCGCCGCGGTGGCCGCCGGCACCCGAGGCCGGCACCACCCGGCCGAGCAGCCGTCGCCGCCCGCCGCAGCGCAGTCGCTGCCCGAGGATTTCGGCTGGTGGACCGACCCGAGCGGCTTCCGGATAGCGGTGCCGGACGGATGGCAGCCGGACCCGCTCGCCGACGGTGTCGTCTCCTTCACCGACCCGGCCGGTGACGCGTTGCTGCGGGTGAGCCGCTGGCCGGGCCCGTCCGCCGATCTGGTGGCCGGGTTGCTGGCCCAGGAGCAGCGGATCCAGGTGCCGGCGTACCGGCGTCTGCGGATCGAAACGCTGCCCGGCGCGACCGGGGCGGTCTGGGAGTACACGTTCCTCAACGCCGATGCGATCGTGATGCGCGGCCTGCATCGGGTGGTGGCGAACGGCGCCGACGCGTACGTGATCGAGTGGCGCACCGTACGCGACTCCTGGCTGACCACGCTCCCCCAACTGACCGTGGTCCTCTCGACGTTCGCCCCCTGA
- a CDS encoding cytochrome P450, producing the protein MTHSSARRRDRRVYLAGHPVLFTLMAITRRWPALRLGGTVIAHSREAYLDGLLRVPLDRTAEGTTGGAAGRLTGGGLLFDQEGASHRAARRTLALKVADLRPVWTPVLAAELAPLAAGEPIDMVDVAAVLAGTTAAAMLDLDVDGATLAAAARDAAAAAARDHLPGLRRPGSGKAAAAAAARLNALVSPPGSVSPPGSVSPTGPVSPPGPVSPTGPVSSTGSVSPPGSSVDGLAAMLAVAAINTTVAALPRAAAWCADADLWDSPIDSLVTELLRVTSPTPLLPRAAAGEGTIAGCPVRAGDRLILVSRHAVDAHHTDPSPASPAPAHISQLVFGAGPHACPGASLARAQMADTLTALAPYRPKVLTARADRRSALPGWSSLILTPTR; encoded by the coding sequence ATGACACACTCCTCCGCCCGGCGCCGCGATCGCCGCGTCTACCTGGCCGGCCATCCGGTGCTGTTCACGCTGATGGCCATCACCCGCCGGTGGCCCGCTCTGCGACTCGGGGGCACGGTGATCGCGCACTCCCGTGAGGCCTATCTGGACGGTCTGCTGCGGGTGCCTCTCGACCGGACCGCCGAAGGCACCACGGGCGGGGCGGCGGGGCGGCTGACCGGGGGCGGGCTGCTCTTCGACCAGGAGGGGGCCTCGCACCGGGCTGCCCGGCGTACGCTCGCCCTGAAGGTCGCCGACCTCCGTCCGGTGTGGACGCCGGTGCTCGCCGCAGAACTCGCGCCCCTGGCCGCAGGCGAGCCGATCGACATGGTCGACGTGGCCGCCGTGCTGGCCGGAACCACCGCGGCGGCGATGCTCGACCTTGACGTCGACGGCGCCACCCTGGCCGCCGCGGCCCGTGACGCGGCAGCCGCGGCGGCGCGCGATCATCTGCCGGGACTGCGCCGGCCCGGATCGGGCAAGGCAGCGGCGGCCGCGGCGGCCCGTCTGAACGCTTTGGTCTCCCCGCCGGGTTCCGTCTCCCCGCCTGGTTCCGTCTCCCCGACCGGCCCTGTCTCCCCGCCTGGCCCTGTCTCCCCGACCGGCCCTGTCTCCTCGACCGGCTCTGTCTCCCCGCCTGGTTCCTCGGTCGATGGGCTTGCCGCCATGCTCGCGGTGGCCGCGATCAACACGACCGTCGCGGCCCTTCCGCGCGCCGCAGCATGGTGCGCCGACGCGGACCTGTGGGACTCCCCCATCGATTCCCTGGTCACCGAACTGCTCCGGGTCACCTCGCCGACGCCCCTCCTGCCCCGGGCAGCAGCCGGCGAAGGCACGATCGCAGGCTGCCCGGTCCGAGCCGGCGACCGCCTGATCCTGGTATCCCGCCATGCCGTGGACGCCCACCACACCGACCCGTCCCCCGCCTCACCAGCGCCGGCCCACATCTCCCAACTGGTCTTCGGCGCCGGCCCGCACGCCTGCCCCGGCGCCAGCCTGGCCCGAGCCCAGATGGCTGATACTTTGACGGCCCTCGCCCCGTACCGTCCGAAAGTGCTCACCGCCCGCGCGGATCGCCGCAGCGCCCTCCCCGGCTGGTCCTCGCTGATCCTCACCCCTACGCGGTGA
- a CDS encoding amidohydrolase: MSASKRYGIAGADIAEWRDRLIGLSHSLHDEPEVAFAERASVAKLADLMRSAGFKVTEGECDLPTALTAVYGEGELTIGLCAEFDALPGIGHGCGHNIICAIAAGAAIGLKAAADRYGFRVKLLGTPAEESGGGKALMLEGGAFDDVTVAMLAHPGPIDTAGVRDTTQACTRFEVIYRGQPAHAAGAPWDGVNAADAAVVAQVAIGLLRQQTPPACRIAGFVRNGGTAINVIPAESVMEYEVRAPDLDQLDALRRRVRDCFTAGAVAAGAEVTIRRTAPDYLDLRNDPWLMETYGAHLADFGRAAVILPPGSNSASTDMGNISHVVPSIHPMIALRGAAAMPHTEEFAVAARTVAADEAVIDGANLLARVGIDLARDSARRAAYVALHESRRVRF; the protein is encoded by the coding sequence ATGAGCGCGAGCAAGCGGTACGGCATCGCCGGCGCGGACATCGCCGAATGGCGGGACCGGCTGATCGGTCTCAGTCACAGCCTGCACGACGAGCCGGAGGTGGCCTTCGCTGAGCGGGCGTCGGTGGCGAAGCTGGCTGACCTGATGCGGTCAGCCGGGTTCAAGGTCACTGAGGGGGAATGTGACCTGCCGACCGCGCTCACGGCCGTCTACGGCGAGGGTGAGCTGACGATCGGGCTCTGCGCGGAGTTCGATGCGCTGCCCGGAATCGGTCACGGCTGCGGGCACAACATCATCTGCGCGATCGCGGCGGGCGCGGCGATCGGGCTCAAGGCCGCTGCCGATCGGTACGGGTTCCGCGTCAAGCTGCTCGGCACTCCCGCCGAGGAGAGCGGTGGGGGCAAGGCGCTGATGCTTGAAGGCGGGGCGTTCGACGACGTGACCGTCGCGATGTTGGCGCATCCCGGGCCGATCGACACGGCCGGCGTCCGGGACACCACCCAGGCCTGCACTCGATTCGAGGTGATCTATCGCGGTCAGCCGGCTCATGCTGCCGGTGCGCCGTGGGACGGGGTGAACGCCGCCGACGCAGCGGTCGTGGCACAGGTGGCGATCGGGCTGCTCCGCCAGCAGACGCCGCCGGCCTGCCGGATCGCCGGATTCGTCCGGAACGGCGGGACGGCGATCAACGTGATCCCGGCGGAGAGCGTGATGGAGTACGAGGTGCGCGCCCCCGACCTCGATCAACTGGATGCGCTGCGGCGGCGGGTACGGGACTGCTTCACGGCCGGCGCGGTGGCGGCCGGCGCCGAGGTGACGATCCGGCGTACCGCGCCCGACTACCTCGATCTCCGCAACGACCCGTGGCTGATGGAGACGTACGGCGCGCATCTCGCCGACTTCGGCCGGGCCGCCGTGATCCTGCCACCCGGGTCGAACAGTGCCTCCACCGATATGGGCAATATCAGTCACGTCGTGCCGTCGATCCATCCGATGATCGCGCTTCGCGGTGCGGCGGCGATGCCACACACGGAGGAGTTCGCGGTGGCGGCGCGGACGGTGGCCGCCGACGAGGCCGTGATCGACGGGGCGAATCTGCTCGCTCGGGTCGGGATCGATCTCGCTCGTGATTCGGCGCGGCGCGCTGCTTATGTCGCCCTGCACGAGAGCCGCCGGGTCCGTTTCTGA
- a CDS encoding vWA domain-containing protein, whose product MSLLTPKWRVSRRLIAAALPVMALGAPGPVPLPVTGVFVSGTATTLVVDVDAEPDPGSVTVTRDGVVLPARIEPVLSPELAVTLVVDASSAGAAALPGWLSADARFVLGLPSGARAAVVADQAPATVVASAQRGPSEIVRALGEIRAGRDRDTGRALSLALTRFPSSADGRRVVLLCTGAPDAGGPPAAEVAARFRDEGVILVVVGRGDFWSVAAGGTGGFLAPAGEPGVVPALDQVEEVLAGRHLVRFTTPSRAGPVVVTVDDAQVVFRGEAVVTPERDDWAWWLMTPAALPALILLLWGVTRRSRERPSPAPIEARPNSMRPSPRGRARVIARSPVDAVDSHEP is encoded by the coding sequence ATGTCATTGCTTACGCCGAAATGGCGGGTTAGCCGGCGCCTGATCGCCGCCGCTCTCCCGGTGATGGCGCTCGGGGCGCCGGGCCCGGTTCCGCTGCCCGTGACCGGGGTGTTCGTGTCCGGGACGGCCACCACCCTCGTGGTCGACGTCGATGCCGAACCGGATCCCGGCTCGGTGACCGTCACCCGGGACGGCGTCGTGCTGCCCGCCCGGATCGAACCGGTCCTCTCACCGGAACTCGCTGTCACCCTCGTCGTGGACGCATCGTCGGCCGGCGCCGCGGCGCTGCCCGGCTGGCTCAGCGCCGATGCCCGATTCGTGCTCGGGCTGCCGTCCGGCGCGCGGGCCGCCGTCGTCGCCGACCAGGCGCCCGCCACCGTGGTGGCCTCGGCTCAGCGGGGACCGTCCGAGATCGTACGGGCGCTCGGCGAGATCCGCGCCGGCCGGGACCGCGACACCGGCCGGGCGTTGTCGCTGGCGCTCACCCGGTTCCCGTCGTCGGCGGACGGGCGGCGGGTCGTCCTGCTCTGCACCGGCGCCCCGGATGCGGGCGGCCCACCGGCGGCCGAGGTGGCGGCCCGCTTCCGGGACGAAGGCGTGATCCTCGTCGTTGTCGGCCGCGGCGACTTCTGGTCGGTGGCGGCCGGCGGCACCGGCGGTTTCCTCGCGCCGGCCGGTGAACCCGGTGTGGTGCCGGCCCTGGACCAGGTGGAAGAGGTGCTGGCCGGCCGTCACCTCGTGCGTTTCACGACTCCGTCGCGCGCCGGCCCGGTGGTGGTGACAGTCGACGACGCGCAGGTGGTCTTCCGGGGTGAGGCGGTGGTGACCCCGGAACGCGACGACTGGGCCTGGTGGCTGATGACCCCGGCCGCGCTGCCGGCACTGATCCTGCTCCTCTGGGGAGTGACGCGACGTTCGCGTGAGCGACCCTCGCCCGCACCGATCGAGGCGCGGCCGAACTCGATGAGGCCGTCACCACGAGGCCGCGCACGGGTCATCGCCCGCTCGCCGGTCGACGCCGTGGACTCGCACGAGCCGTAG
- a CDS encoding NAD(P)-dependent oxidoreductase, with protein sequence MMGAQMAGGLDGARVAVTGASGFCGGHVARAAAAAGARVVCLGRRPGPVGEFQYWDARRTRPDLTETDLVLHLAAAVGDPPPGRAAEEAFRAVNVDGTARLLDAAGSRTVVWVSSASVYEAGGSAPISEDHPLGGMTAYGRTKAAGERLALDAGAVVLRPRAVYGPGDPHLLPRLRRAIRGGRVLLPGPDIPLSLTAVENLADACLSARNWSPGAYNVADEPTYRRDAIVGLVCGVPVQHVPITFARAVAAASGLITRLTGTEPTLSRYALEQLTVPVILNTARARDQGWTPSRSFTDYASTLTVAAAEP encoded by the coding sequence ATGATGGGTGCGCAGATGGCCGGTGGGCTTGATGGGGCTCGGGTGGCGGTCACCGGGGCCAGCGGCTTCTGTGGTGGACATGTCGCGCGAGCGGCTGCGGCGGCCGGCGCCCGGGTGGTGTGCCTGGGGCGGCGCCCTGGTCCGGTGGGTGAGTTCCAGTATTGGGACGCAAGGCGTACAAGGCCTGATCTGACCGAAACCGATCTCGTGCTGCATCTCGCCGCAGCCGTGGGTGACCCGCCGCCCGGCCGCGCGGCTGAGGAGGCGTTCCGGGCGGTGAACGTGGACGGGACCGCCCGCCTGCTGGATGCCGCGGGTTCGCGCACCGTCGTCTGGGTGAGTAGTGCAAGTGTGTACGAAGCGGGCGGATCGGCACCGATCAGCGAGGATCATCCGCTCGGTGGCATGACCGCTTATGGTCGCACTAAGGCAGCCGGCGAACGCCTCGCTCTCGATGCCGGGGCGGTCGTGCTGAGGCCGCGAGCCGTCTACGGTCCCGGCGATCCTCACCTGCTGCCGCGCCTGCGCAGGGCGATTCGCGGCGGCCGGGTGCTGCTGCCCGGTCCGGACATTCCGCTCAGCCTGACGGCCGTCGAGAACCTTGCCGACGCCTGCCTGTCTGCCCGAAACTGGTCACCAGGCGCCTACAACGTCGCCGACGAGCCGACGTACCGCCGCGACGCGATCGTCGGTCTCGTCTGCGGGGTGCCGGTCCAGCACGTGCCGATCACTTTCGCACGAGCGGTCGCGGCGGCATCCGGACTGATCACGAGGCTGACGGGGACAGAGCCGACCCTTTCCCGGTACGCCCTCGAGCAGCTGACCGTGCCCGTCATCCTGAACACGGCCCGCGCTCGCGACCAGGGCTGGACCCCGTCCCGATCCTTCACCGACTACGCGTCCACCCTGACCGTCGCCGCGGCTGAGCCGTAG
- a CDS encoding class I adenylate-forming enzyme family protein: MILDELNAGLRPGDDTPALLSARLSRGDLAQLRDRYAAALHAHGIRAGDTVGLAVRPGGLSLALLLAAYRIGARIAVVDPHAGPDVVAARLALARPEVIVADAAAQAVAGWAAPLARRAGLALPNLASLAPTVTAGRRLPGSAPALKLVSGPPPAVFEGDGDAVIIFTSGTTSRPRAVVHTRAGLASGLQAVTDLVRPAAGVPILGGTFFVMLPSLAAGAPVAAPARRPRALARQIATLEPQATYLTPPQLRAALDAGVRFRGRVYSGSAPVSARLLARVRAAGAAEAWCVYALTEVFPAAAAEATEKTAYDGEGDLVGELLPGVRARLDDDHLMLSGAGVCDRYLGEDPHEWVATGDLARLDGRRVLLAGRSKDMILRRAENIYPGLYEPSLHVSGVSLAVLVGVEAGDGDEEVVAVIETIPGADRESVRAALRDPLQRMGAARPDRVIFAPIPLSGRSRKPDRARLASDVRR, encoded by the coding sequence ATGATCCTCGACGAGCTGAACGCCGGTCTGCGCCCCGGCGACGACACACCGGCTCTGCTCTCCGCGCGTCTGTCCCGCGGCGATCTGGCGCAGCTGCGGGATCGGTACGCCGCGGCTCTGCACGCCCACGGGATCCGTGCCGGTGACACCGTCGGGCTCGCCGTCCGTCCGGGGGGACTGTCGCTCGCACTGCTGCTCGCGGCGTACCGGATCGGGGCTCGCATCGCGGTCGTGGACCCGCATGCCGGACCGGACGTCGTGGCCGCCCGCCTCGCTCTCGCCCGGCCGGAAGTGATCGTCGCGGACGCCGCTGCTCAGGCCGTCGCGGGCTGGGCCGCTCCCCTGGCGAGACGAGCCGGACTGGCCCTGCCGAACCTCGCCTCGCTGGCCCCGACGGTGACCGCCGGCCGCCGCCTGCCCGGCAGCGCACCCGCGTTGAAGCTGGTCAGCGGCCCTCCTCCGGCGGTCTTCGAAGGCGACGGGGACGCGGTCATCATCTTCACGTCCGGCACGACGTCACGGCCTCGCGCGGTCGTCCACACGCGTGCCGGTCTGGCCTCGGGGCTGCAGGCGGTGACCGATCTGGTTCGGCCGGCGGCCGGGGTGCCGATCCTCGGCGGGACGTTCTTCGTGATGCTGCCGTCGCTCGCCGCCGGCGCGCCGGTCGCCGCGCCCGCCCGGCGGCCCCGCGCGCTGGCCCGGCAGATCGCCACGCTGGAACCGCAGGCCACCTATCTCACGCCACCACAGCTGCGGGCCGCGCTCGACGCCGGGGTGCGGTTCCGCGGGCGCGTCTACAGTGGATCAGCTCCGGTCTCGGCGCGGCTGCTGGCGAGGGTTCGCGCGGCGGGGGCGGCCGAGGCGTGGTGCGTCTACGCGCTGACCGAGGTGTTCCCGGCGGCGGCGGCCGAGGCCACCGAGAAGACGGCGTACGACGGCGAAGGCGACCTGGTCGGCGAGTTGCTGCCGGGCGTGCGCGCGCGCCTCGACGACGATCACTTGATGCTCTCCGGCGCGGGCGTCTGCGATCGGTACCTCGGCGAGGACCCGCACGAGTGGGTCGCGACCGGCGACCTGGCCCGCCTCGACGGCCGCCGGGTGCTCCTCGCCGGCCGCTCCAAGGACATGATCCTGCGCCGGGCCGAGAACATCTATCCCGGCCTCTACGAGCCGTCGCTGCACGTCAGCGGCGTCTCCCTGGCGGTGCTGGTCGGTGTTGAGGCCGGTGACGGCGACGAGGAGGTGGTCGCCGTGATCGAGACGATCCCCGGCGCCGATCGCGAGTCGGTGCGCGCCGCCCTGCGTGATCCACTGCAGCGGATGGGCGCGGCCCGCCCGGACCGGGTGATCTTCGCGCCGATCCCGCTGTCCGGCCGGTCCCGCAAGCCCGATCGGGCCAGGCTCGCTTCGGATGTACGCCGGTGA